One window from the genome of Rariglobus hedericola encodes:
- a CDS encoding glycosyltransferase translates to MTDSSRSPREPLFLFYEEPDPDRWFPGDRHIRRFIRRLVRGPHKPGGVMRWYLNLRAGLDQLGVTYRVNDYRGLRRTPGAWAHVIGQHHVINKIPAGHPIVYGPAIADHPRETSFFGQADIRLLLIPCAWFKAMYDRDLAWSGPRAVWPAGVDVELWHPPATTPPSNEVLLYDKIHWDRDRYEPELLNPIIQSLTQAGMKIHHMRYGFYKEEDFRDLLKRIGSMVFLCEHETQGFAYLQTLSSGVPILAWDRGGLWQDPNYYPALVEFEPVCSVPYFDERCGERFKDFTEFHDKLPAFLDSVRHARYQPRAYVTENLTLAGQSAAYLKLSQAAMHGDLPSPS, encoded by the coding sequence ATGACCGACTCCTCCCGCAGCCCCCGCGAACCTTTGTTCCTGTTTTACGAGGAACCCGACCCCGACCGCTGGTTCCCCGGCGATCGCCATATCCGTCGTTTCATCCGCCGCCTCGTGCGCGGCCCGCACAAGCCCGGCGGCGTCATGCGCTGGTATCTGAATCTTCGCGCCGGCCTCGATCAACTCGGTGTTACGTATCGGGTAAACGACTACCGAGGCCTCCGCCGCACTCCGGGAGCCTGGGCGCACGTCATCGGGCAGCACCACGTCATCAACAAAATCCCGGCCGGTCACCCCATTGTCTATGGCCCAGCCATCGCCGACCACCCGCGCGAAACTTCATTTTTTGGCCAAGCTGATATCCGCCTACTCCTCATTCCCTGCGCTTGGTTCAAGGCCATGTATGACCGCGATCTTGCCTGGTCCGGCCCGCGTGCCGTCTGGCCCGCCGGAGTCGATGTGGAACTCTGGCATCCACCCGCCACAACGCCTCCATCCAACGAGGTTCTTCTCTACGATAAAATCCACTGGGACCGAGACCGTTACGAACCCGAACTGCTCAATCCAATCATCCAATCACTCACTCAGGCAGGGATGAAGATCCACCATATGCGCTACGGTTTTTATAAGGAGGAAGACTTTCGCGATCTATTGAAACGTATCGGCTCCATGGTGTTTCTCTGCGAACATGAAACCCAGGGTTTCGCCTACCTCCAGACACTTTCTTCCGGCGTGCCCATCCTCGCCTGGGATCGAGGCGGACTCTGGCAGGACCCCAATTACTACCCCGCTCTTGTGGAGTTTGAACCCGTCTGCTCGGTCCCTTACTTCGACGAACGCTGCGGTGAACGCTTCAAAGACTTTACTGAATTCCACGACAAGCTCCCCGCCTTTCTCGACTCCGTTCGCCACGCCCGCTATCAACCCCGCGCCTACGTCACTGAAAACCTCACGCTAGCAGGCCAATCGGCCGCTTATCTCAAACTTTCCCAAGCAGCCATGCACGGCGACCTGCCCAGTCCATCATGA